From the genome of Biomphalaria glabrata chromosome 1, xgBioGlab47.1, whole genome shotgun sequence, one region includes:
- the LOC129924573 gene encoding uncharacterized protein LOC129924573, whose protein sequence is MAKCSNILLVALALSDITFLISFNSLPKVLYEAVWNHEYVGYSKASCDVLFILFSIFTLLDYTFGLLGITLPMLITAERLVVIFLPLNFSQVLTPTRTWLAVFVMAAYWLSICIYSSFWQGLDYFFDPARNQSVGIIVKSAFFFQHEDSVDTINHMIIFSSMVIPPIFTVTGCVVISVKIQLALIKRQKMTSTTRSMNRTTRTLLAVCAIYCVTAAVLSMPLYLPQEYASYSLTDKSPTNMGKLFYQLVNTVTCINSSSNFIVYVGLNKQFRMTLKNIIYCSK, encoded by the coding sequence ATGGCCAAATGCTCAAATATCCTTTTAGTGGCTTTGGCTTTGTCAGACATCACTTTTTTGATATCATTTAACAGCCTGCCTAAGGTTCTCTACGAGGCTGTGTGGAACCACGAATATGTTGGCTACTCCAAGGCCAGCTGTGATGTACTGTTCATTTTGTTTAGTATATTTACTCTACTGGACTACACGTTTGGTCTCTTGGGAATCACCCTGCCAATGCTGATCACAGCGGAGAGACTTGTGGTCATCTTTCTTCCGTTAAATTTCAGCCAGGTGCTGACCCCAACGAGAACGTGGCTAGCTGTGTTTGTAATGGCCGCCTACTGGCTTTCAATTTGTATTTACAGTAGCTTTTGGCAGGGTCTGGATTATTTTTTTGATCCCGCGAGAAATCAATCAGTTGGGATCATCGTTAAGTCAGCCTTTTTCTTTCAACATGAAGATTCTGTAGACACCATTAACCACATGATTATCTTCTCCAGCATGGTTATCCCGCCTATTTTCACGGTGACAGGATGTGTCGTCATTTCCGTCAAAATTCAACTGGCGCTCATCAAACGACAAAAGATGACGTCAACCACTCGCTCTATGAACAGGACGACCAGGACATTGCTGGCAGTCTGCGCCATCTACTGTGTCACTGCTGCAGTACTGTCAATGCCACTCTATCTTCCGCAAGAATACGCCTCTTACTCTTTGACAGATAAATCGCCGACCAATATGGGGAAACTATTCTATCAGCTGGTGAACACTGTCACTTGTATCAACAGTTCCAGTAATTTTATTGTGTACGTAGGTTTAAACAAGCAATTTAGAATGACTTTAAAGaacattatttattgttctaAGTAA